ttgctcttttttatatttaaagTCAAATTGAACACTTGGGCACACGAATGATATAAACTAAAAAGAAATCGGATTCAAATTTAGTATTTAGtagaaaaatgaaaatgaaaaaatgaacagCAGAAAATAGCTATGCAGAGATGCCCGGCCTTCAAAATCCAGTGGAAACCAATAAACAATAATGCAGATgatcaatatcaaaaataagaaatgcTAGAGTGTGTAATGCAAACGGTTATGCCCTTAATCCCAGTACCATTCAACCTGAATGACACCTTTCTCCAAATCGGCAAGTTCCTTAAATGCCGATTCCGAAAAGTCCAAATCGTTGTCTGAGCAGCTACCACATGAGTCAACAACCTCAACAGTAACGCTCTTTCCCTGGTATGAGGCAGTAATATGTCTTCCACAGTACtcagaaaatgaatattgGTTTGACAACGTGTTGTAAAGTCTTTGCGAGATTGCAACTACATGCTGGCTGTCCTGTGAAACCCATCCACAGTTACCCTGGCCAACACCGTAATAAGTACCACGACCCGTGTATGTTGTTTTTGATCCAGAGCTGGTGCTTGTAGCTGAGGATGTAGTTGCACTTCCTGAGGATAATTCAGAGTCCGAAGAAACCAAGTTGGTGCTTAGagcagatgatgatgatgatgatgatgatgcattCTCATCATTTGCGACCTGACTCGATACAGTAGTAACTGCATTAGCGTACTTTTGCTGAACAGAAGAGGTAGTGGACAAGtctgaagatgatggaGTAGTGTAAATGTAAGTGGAATTCATTGGAACAGTTGCGTTTGAGGAATATGAAGAAGCCAGGGCCGCATCCTCGTAGCTTGCAGTCACAAAGTTGGTCAAGGTTTGAACCACTGTTGTATGTTCACCAGAATTTTCATCCTGGTTGGTATTTTCATCGGAGTTTTGCGAATTCTCATTTTCTGCAGATGCTTCCTCGGATGTGGCAGATGACTTTGCCGCCTCTGATGTCACAGTGTTATAAATGGTGGTCAACTCTTCAACAGTAGTTGGCTGGTCATCCCTAGTCTCGGTATGGTATATAATTGAGGTCAATGTAATAACAGTTGTTACATCAGCAAGCTCAGAATCTGGAATTGGAGTGACATCAAGCACCTCATTAGCTGAAGAGTAGGTTGAACTGGAGTTGCTGAATGgagcagcaacaacaacag
This sequence is a window from Brettanomyces bruxellensis chromosome 5, complete sequence. Protein-coding genes within it:
- a CDS encoding uncharacterized protein (SECRETED:SignalP(1-17)), producing MRSVFCLLPLAISSAYAGPMLLKRDDSYDHYSNVTTVVVAAPFSNSSSTYSSANEVLDVTPIPDSELADVTTVITLTSIIYHTETRDDQPTTVEELTTIYNTVTSEAAKSSATSEEASAENENSQNSDENTNQDENSGEHTTVVQTLTNFVTASYEDAALASSYSSNATVPMNSTYIYTTPSSSDLSTTSSVQQKYANAVTTVSSQVANDENASSSSSSSSALSTNLVSSDSELSSGSATTSSATSTSSGSKTTYTGRGTYYGVGQGNCGWVSQDSQHVVAISQRLYNTLSNQYSFSEYCGRHITASYQGKSVTVEVVDSCGSCSDNDLDFSESAFKELADLEKGVIQVEWYWD